The Puntigrus tetrazona isolate hp1 chromosome 16, ASM1883169v1, whole genome shotgun sequence genome includes a region encoding these proteins:
- the zmp:0000000951 gene encoding uncharacterized protein zmp:0000000951, with amino-acid sequence MEEKLSDERVKCMLAPWRFSIRAPGFENRLVTALQLFERFPLDIAVTGGTPEANAQLASAICGPSEEIEEEEWETDDEGDEEEETDEEEESEDCEDNESADEEHNINSNLNTNYQRSSKRKCVRIAEHAEYIGSGVPDFDSVILHRQIPNVRVWTVQGHPTSNSITKQINQQYDSRCYDVLVVLSTEQQKEDHMWLKMELHGRDLPFFLVQADRDWDVVEEKPTGPCMTCAWERMRVRKLELQKRRKEVFGETADSEADDQNPSNATQDPELVKFKDIAKVLAEALPELRKKAFSQFLVAITKELRIPKLLIDDTQFVVYTALRSRKINQSDLDQITKLSQPRDLTDNPSKLQTILAALDHFRLDIGVLGETGCGSSSFVNALLGLEEGNEQASSTGVTETTKEAVKYPYPSPNVLLWDLPGLGKVGDLGSLSSASISSEAQRMTSALSLCDVYILVSPLRLRLGAIQLLQQASSLGKECYLVLSMADLIEEESIVKVRQWAEEVLSKLGLQQSLFLVSAHYPETLDLPKLKETLNAAFPSHKKVALARYAAKQLDGDVFWKRSDSCKFM; translated from the exons ATGGAAGAAAAACTTTCAGATGAAAGAGTGAAATGTATGCTCGCTCCTTGGAGGTTTTCCATCAGGGCACCTGGATTTGAAAACAGGCTGGTGACTGCTCTGCAACTGTTTGAACGTTTCCCTTTAGATATAGCTGTGACCGGAGGAACACCGGAGGCTAATGCTCAGCTGGCATCTGCAATCTGTGGGCCAAGTGAGGAAATCGAAGAGGAGGAATGGGAAACTGATGATGAAGGTGATGAAGAGGAGGAAACAGATGAGGAAGAAGAATCAGAAGATTGCGAAGACAATGAAAGTGCAGATGAGGAACACAATATAAATTCGAATTTAAATACTAATTACCAGCGCAGTAGCAAGAGGAAATGTGTTCGGATAGCAGAGCATGCAGAATATATAGGGAGTGGCGTTCCTGATTTTGACTCTGTGATTTTACACCGTCAAATCCCAAATGTTCGTGTGTGGACCGTGCAGGGCCATCCAACTTCAAATTCCATCACTAAGCAGATCAACCAGCAGTACGACTCCAGATGCTATGATGTTCTGGTGGTTCTCTCTACAGAACAACAGAAGGAGGACCACATGTGGCTCAAAATGGAATTGCATGGCAGAGATCTGCCTTTTTTTCTGGTTCAAGCTGATCGGGACTGGGACGTGGTCGAGGAGAAGCCTACAGGGCCGTGCATGACCTGCGCCTGGGAACGAATGAGAGTTCGTAAGCTGGAGTtgcagaagagaagaaaagaagtaTTTGGAGAGACGGCTGATTCAGAAGCAGATGACCAGAATCCTTCAAACGCCACCCAAGATCCAGAGTTAGTGAAGTTTAAGGATATCGCCAAAGTGCTTGCTGAAGCCCTGCCTGAGCTTCGGAAGAAGGCTTTTAGTCAGTTTCTGGTGGCGATTACAAAGGAACTTCGGATTCCTAAATTACTGATTGATGACACACA GTTTGTGGTCTATACTGCTTTGCGGTCCAGGAAGATAAACCAGAGTGATCTTGATCAGATCACCAAGCTCTCGCAGCCGAGAGACCTCACAGACAATCCTTCCAAGCTTCAGACCATCCTTGCAGCTCTCGATCACTTCCGACTGGATATCGGTGTGCTGGGTGAGACGGGCTGTGGCAGCTCCAGCTTTGTCAATGCCCTCTTGGGCCTGGAGGAAGGTAATGAACAAGCTTCCTCAACTGGTGTCACTGAAACAACCAAAGAGGCTGTGAAGTATCCCTACCCTTCTCCTAATGTCCTGCTTTGGGACCTTCCTGGGCTTGGAAAAGTAGGTGATCTTGGCAGCCTGTCCTCAGCATCCATCTCTTCTGAAGCTCAACGCATGACATCTGCACTCTCTTTGTGTGATGTATACATACTGGTGTCTCCTTTGAGGCTTAGATTGGGAGCCATACAGTTGTTGCAGCAAGCATCATCTCTAGGGAAAGAATGTTACCTGGTGCTTTCCATGGCAGACCTGATTGAGGAAGAGTCAATTGTGAAAGTGAGGCAATGGGCTGAAGAAGTCTTGAGTAAACTTGGTCTCCAGCAGAGCTTATTTCTGGTGTCTGCTCACTATCCAGAAACCTTGGACTTACCCAAGCTAAAGGAGACATTGAATGCAGCCTTTCCAAGTCATAAGAAAGTTGCTCTTGCCAGATATGCAGCAAAGCAACTGGATGGAGATGTTTTCTGGAAAAGATCAGATTCTTGcaaatttatgtaa
- the LOC122360535 gene encoding protein FAM83A: MNLVSNGLSVQCYLMPKLMGKMKRRVQEMKNPNTSGCSVDLSYNESTRLAMDALLDRGIDRYQEVLNKENEANFLSAEEKTYILNNIKKPLADNEETDRDEETSGSPSVSSETYFPAVTESEPPVLDYGWPVADWSYHLQGIPSVEVFFHSMKSFSLKDLLRELIRQATKVLAIVMDTFSDVEIFCDILEATRKRNVSVYLLLDHTNLQLFQDMCENVKINKYHLTRMSVRSVQGETYCAKSGRKFTGQMKEKFVIVDCTKVLVGSYSLTWMSWQVNRSLAVLFKGSGVKPFDLEFRRLYAISKPIPGFTCHTSDLYDLCPPFEKLQIPMHLAGNSGNPPDHQQQKPHKSRNSSFPTAPVLVRQTSYPNVTTGPKRSQWLPRRNTIHHPIAYQPPLFKDYNTRSQPWRPIQGNHINRGVPATSHWC, translated from the exons ATGAACCTTGTAAGTAACGGATTGTCAGTGCAGTGTTACTTGATGCCAAAGCTGAtgggaaaaatgaaaagaagagtTCAGGAGATGAAAAACCCAAATACTTCGGGGTGTTCGGTAGATCTGAGTTACAACGAGAGCACACGACTGGCTATGGATGCTCTGTTGGATAGAGGGATTGATAGATACCAGGAAGTGCTGAACAAAGAGAATGAAGCAAACTTTCTGTCAGCGGAGGAGAAAACATACAtcttaaacaacattaaaaagccTCTCGCTGACAATGAAGAGACCGACAGGGATGAAGAGACATCCGGTTCTCCATCAGTTTCCTCTGAGACATACTTTCCTGCAGTCACAGAGAGTGAGCCTCCAGTTCTTGACTACGGCTGGCCGGTGGCTGACTGGAGTTACCATCTGCAAGGGATTCCTAGCGTGGAAGTGTTCTTCCACTCAATGAAATCGTTTTCCTTGAAAGACCTGCTGCGGGAACTCATCAGGCAAGCAACTAAA GTTTTGGCCATAGTTATGGACACATTCAGTGACGTGGAGATTTTTTGTGACATACTGGAGGCGACAAGAAAGCGCAACGTGTCCGTCTATCTCCTTCTGGACCACACCAATTTACAGCTGTTTCAGGAcatgtgtgaaaatgtaaaaatcaacaAGTATCATCTTACT AGAATGTCCGTTCGTAGTGTTCAAGGTGAAACATACTGTGCAAAATCAGGCAGAAAGTTTACTGGACAGATGAAAGAGAAGTTCGTCATTGTGGACTGCACAAAAGTGCTGGTGGGCTCCTACAG TCTCACCTGGATGTCCTGGCAGGTTAACAGAAGCTTGGCCGTACTCTTCAAAGGCAGCGGGGTTAAACCTTTTGACCTGGAGTTTCGCAGACTCTATGCCATTTCTAAACCTATCCCAGGATTTACCTGCCATACATCAGATCTCTACGATCTCTGCCCACCCTTCGAGAAACTCCAGATCCCAATGCACCTGGCAGGAAATTCTGGAAACCCTCCAGACCATCAACAACAGAAACCTCATAAGTCCAGGAACTCGAGTTTCCCAACAGCTCCTGTCCTGGTCAGACAAACCAGCTATCCAAATGTTACCACTGGACCGAAGAGATCTCAGTGGCTTCCACGGAGGAACACAATCCATCACCCCATTGCCTATCAGCCCCCACTTTTCAAAGATTATAATACGAGGAGCCAACCTTGGCGTCCAATACAGGGCAATCACATTAACAGAGGTGTTCCTGCAACTTCCCACTGGTGCTAG
- the upk1a gene encoding uroplakin-1a, protein MGAGSLNCLMFAVVALNAIASAAGLALFAVAIWVAVDGYKLYPISGVSGKDDIFAGAWIAIFTGFAFFLTCIFGIFAALKRSRALMLVYLIIMFIIFLFESASAITSATNRDYLVGNSNFVKKQMLQYYGDSSTQGKQITQTWNRVMEQVECCGADGPQDWLLYNSTLKQLYPSYNWPIGCCKGLPTFASQDAINNCKVGLTGTLFSQGCFNYIESVLSRYTWAVSWYGFSVLMLVFFTLVIAMIYYMQLD, encoded by the exons ATGGGAGCAGGAAGCTTGAATTGTTTGATGTTTGCAGTTGTTGCTCTGAATGCAATCGCTTCT GCAGCAGGACTGGCATTATTTGCAGTGGCTATTTGGGTAGCAGTAGATGGGTATAAACTCTACCCCATATCCGGTGTGTCGGGAAAAGATGACATCTTTGCCGGGGCCTGGATTGCCATTTTCACAGGCTTTGCCTTCTTCCTCACATGCATCTTTGGCATCTTTGCTGCCCTGAAAAGGAGCCGCGCACTCATGCTGGTG TACCTTATCATCATGTTCATCATCTTTCTGTTTGAAAGCGCATCTGCCATCACATCAGCAACCAATCGGGATTAT CTGGTTGGGAACAGTAACTTCGTAAAGAAACAAATGCTCCAATATTATGGGGACAGCAGCACACAAGGCAAGCAGATTACACAGACATGGAACAGAGTGATGGAGCAG GTCGAGTGTTGTGGAGCAGACGGTCCACAAGACTGGTTGCTGTATAACTCCACCTTGAAACAGCTCTATCCCTCATACAACTGGCCCATCGGCTGCTGCAAGGGACTGCCTACCTTTGCTTCGCAAGATGCAATAAATAACTGTAAGGTTGGCCTGACCGGCACTCTGTTCTCACAG GGTTGCTTCAACTACATTGAGTCCGTGTTAAGCCGTTACACCTGGGCTGTGAGCTGGTATGGTTTCTCCGTTCTCATGTTAGTG TTTTTCACATTAGTGATCGCCATGATCTACTACATGCAGCTGGATTAA
- the zgc:101716 gene encoding uncharacterized protein C8orf76 homolog isoform X1, giving the protein MFIGFSSAVLQRRDITGFFKIRTNKHVNIIAFSPDSLTFPCLLWWSRVTQCFTSVRGAVVSHARVFNMEIMGSTFDDSVFEESRNRVSAALPAYEPKLCEPLWFCEDGNVEDPLEEQKTFKFRGDLAYRRKQYQAALDEYGTCLSLIPSGNISVKRDVLEGIARCCCHLDKKEEALNVCEKLRTDVSNTCHLTCVLQLELSVHEHYRDLTNSISSLQQLCCLHPYHPWYWQSLATSFQRLLESDGCPERSSTEEEHDQQQGTSNILRLKAIMCLIRTRLLIEILRIQQFSFVLENSQRALQDIEEALHVLQPTEKMLQTVSEVMAEDLNPEKMREENQDGESLSGLYIKDFDDRWWNKLHTKMQKETQDISMHRPLTKTHK; this is encoded by the exons ATGTTCATTGGATTCAGTAGCGCTGTCTTACAAAGAAGGGATataacaggtttttttaaaatacgaacgaataaacatgtaaatattattgctttttcaCCGGATTCCCTCACGTTTCCGTGTTTGCTGTGGTGGTCACGTGTTACACAGTGTTTCACGAGCGTGAGGGGAGCAGTAGTGAGTCACGCGCGTGTTTTTAACATGGAGATTATGGGCAGCACTTTTGATGATTCTGTATTTGAGGAATCAAGGAACAGAGTCTCCGCTGCTCTTCCCGCATACGAGCCCAAACTCTGCGAACCTCTG TGGTTTTGTGAAGATGGAAACGTTGAGGATCCATTAGAAGAACAAAAAACCTTTAAGTTTCGAGGAGATCTGGCCTACAGGAGGAAACAGTATCAG GCTGCTCTGGACGAGTATGGAACCTGCCTCTCTCTCATACCTTCTGGAAACATATCGGTGAAGAGAGATGTGCTGGAAGGAATCGCGCGATGCTGCTGTCACCTGGACAAAAAAGAAGAGGCTCTGAATGTCTGTGAGAAACTG AGGACAGACGTATCCAACACCTGCCACCTCACCTGCGTCCTTCAGCTGGAGCTGAGTGTTCATGAACACTACAGAGATCTCACAAACAGCATCTCCAGCCTTCAGCAGCTGTGCTGTCTTCATCCCTACCATCCGTGGTACTGGCAGAGTCTGGCCACGAgctttcagaggctcctggagTCCGATGGCTGTCCAGAAAGATCCAGCACCGAGGAAGAACACGACCAGCAGCAGGGGACAAGTAACATTTTACGATTAAAGGCCATCATGTGCTTGATAAGAACAAG GTTGCTAATTGAAATCCTACGGATTCAGCAGTTCTCATTCGTGCTGGAGAACAGCCAGAGGGCCTTACAAGACATAGAGGAAGCTCTACATGTTTTACAGCCCACAGAAAAAATGCTTCAGACAGTCTCCGAG GTGATGGCGGAAGACCTCAATCCAGAGAAGATGAGGGAGGAAAACCAAGATGGAGAGAGTTTATCAGGACTTTATATTAAAGACTTTGATGACAGGTGGTGGAACAAACTCCACACTAAAATGCAAAAGGAGACTCAAGATATATCCATGCACAGACCTCTGACGAAGACACATAAATAA
- the zgc:101716 gene encoding uncharacterized protein C8orf76 homolog isoform X2 codes for MFIGFSSAVLQRRDITGFFKIRTNKHVNIIAFSPDSLTFPCLLWWSRVTQCFTSVRGAVVSHARVFNMEIMGSTFDDSVFEESRNRVSAALPAYEPKLCEPLWFCEDGNVEDPLEEQKTFKFRGDLAYRRKQYQAALDEYGTCLSLIPSGNISVKRDVLEGIARCCCHLDKKEEALNRTDVSNTCHLTCVLQLELSVHEHYRDLTNSISSLQQLCCLHPYHPWYWQSLATSFQRLLESDGCPERSSTEEEHDQQQGTSNILRLKAIMCLIRTRLLIEILRIQQFSFVLENSQRALQDIEEALHVLQPTEKMLQTVSEVMAEDLNPEKMREENQDGESLSGLYIKDFDDRWWNKLHTKMQKETQDISMHRPLTKTHK; via the exons ATGTTCATTGGATTCAGTAGCGCTGTCTTACAAAGAAGGGATataacaggtttttttaaaatacgaacgaataaacatgtaaatattattgctttttcaCCGGATTCCCTCACGTTTCCGTGTTTGCTGTGGTGGTCACGTGTTACACAGTGTTTCACGAGCGTGAGGGGAGCAGTAGTGAGTCACGCGCGTGTTTTTAACATGGAGATTATGGGCAGCACTTTTGATGATTCTGTATTTGAGGAATCAAGGAACAGAGTCTCCGCTGCTCTTCCCGCATACGAGCCCAAACTCTGCGAACCTCTG TGGTTTTGTGAAGATGGAAACGTTGAGGATCCATTAGAAGAACAAAAAACCTTTAAGTTTCGAGGAGATCTGGCCTACAGGAGGAAACAGTATCAG GCTGCTCTGGACGAGTATGGAACCTGCCTCTCTCTCATACCTTCTGGAAACATATCGGTGAAGAGAGATGTGCTGGAAGGAATCGCGCGATGCTGCTGTCACCTGGACAAAAAAGAAGAGGCTCTGAAT AGGACAGACGTATCCAACACCTGCCACCTCACCTGCGTCCTTCAGCTGGAGCTGAGTGTTCATGAACACTACAGAGATCTCACAAACAGCATCTCCAGCCTTCAGCAGCTGTGCTGTCTTCATCCCTACCATCCGTGGTACTGGCAGAGTCTGGCCACGAgctttcagaggctcctggagTCCGATGGCTGTCCAGAAAGATCCAGCACCGAGGAAGAACACGACCAGCAGCAGGGGACAAGTAACATTTTACGATTAAAGGCCATCATGTGCTTGATAAGAACAAG GTTGCTAATTGAAATCCTACGGATTCAGCAGTTCTCATTCGTGCTGGAGAACAGCCAGAGGGCCTTACAAGACATAGAGGAAGCTCTACATGTTTTACAGCCCACAGAAAAAATGCTTCAGACAGTCTCCGAG GTGATGGCGGAAGACCTCAATCCAGAGAAGATGAGGGAGGAAAACCAAGATGGAGAGAGTTTATCAGGACTTTATATTAAAGACTTTGATGACAGGTGGTGGAACAAACTCCACACTAAAATGCAAAAGGAGACTCAAGATATATCCATGCACAGACCTCTGACGAAGACACATAAATAA